A region of Nitrospira sp. DNA encodes the following proteins:
- a CDS encoding NfeD family protein: protein MNARLLRPGLRATHLAIIGLLSLLTLGVAPSASRAGSVVYVIPVEGVIDLGLAPFVERVLDEATAAGASAVILEIDTFGGRVDGAVLIRDALLRSKVRTVAFVNKRAISAGALISLAAETIVMAEGGTIGAATPVQIGLPGAPAQPVEEKTVSYMRKEFRATAESRKRPPDLAEAMVDADVEIPGVIAKGKLLTLTTEEALQQKLADFRADSLDAVLKTLNLSDAEIRRASETWAESLVRVLTHPVVSSILIAVGMLGIIVEIQSPGFGVPGVIGLTSLALFLWGHWLVRLAGWEEVLLIGIGLILLVIEIFLLPGFGLFGALGIAALLGGLGLSLVGTGATWAVVLYALGQVIAAVLLAAVLALALLRVVPRLPFGRKLILDTALPAAVGYASQPESDSRWLGTRGTAASTLRPAGVAHFDHERVDVVTEGEYIEAGGAIEVIRVEGNRIVVRRLAPDGERSES from the coding sequence ATGAACGCACGTTTGCTCCGTCCTGGGCTTCGAGCGACCCATCTCGCTATCATCGGGCTCTTGAGCCTGTTGACGCTGGGTGTTGCGCCGAGCGCCTCACGCGCTGGATCCGTGGTCTATGTGATTCCGGTCGAGGGCGTCATCGACCTAGGCCTGGCGCCGTTTGTGGAGCGCGTGCTGGATGAAGCGACCGCAGCCGGCGCCTCAGCGGTGATTCTCGAGATTGACACGTTCGGCGGGCGTGTGGATGGCGCCGTCCTTATCCGCGATGCCCTGCTCCGATCGAAGGTCCGGACCGTCGCGTTCGTGAATAAGCGGGCCATCTCGGCGGGCGCGCTGATTAGTCTGGCTGCTGAAACCATCGTCATGGCCGAGGGCGGCACGATCGGCGCCGCCACGCCGGTTCAGATCGGTTTGCCTGGCGCGCCGGCGCAGCCGGTCGAGGAGAAAACCGTCTCGTATATGCGGAAGGAGTTCCGCGCCACGGCGGAGAGCCGCAAACGGCCGCCGGACTTGGCTGAAGCGATGGTGGATGCGGATGTGGAGATTCCAGGGGTCATCGCGAAGGGCAAACTGTTGACGTTGACGACGGAGGAAGCGTTGCAGCAGAAGCTGGCGGACTTTCGCGCCGACAGCCTGGATGCCGTGCTCAAGACGCTTAATCTCTCCGATGCGGAGATTCGCCGCGCGTCGGAAACCTGGGCGGAATCGCTGGTGCGGGTCCTCACGCACCCGGTCGTCAGTTCGATTTTGATTGCCGTCGGGATGCTCGGCATCATCGTGGAAATTCAGAGCCCCGGGTTCGGGGTGCCGGGCGTTATCGGGCTAACGAGCCTCGCGCTGTTCTTGTGGGGGCATTGGTTGGTCCGTTTAGCGGGCTGGGAAGAAGTGCTGCTCATCGGGATCGGGCTCATTCTGTTGGTGATCGAAATATTTCTGCTGCCGGGCTTCGGACTATTCGGGGCGCTTGGCATTGCGGCGCTTCTCGGGGGACTTGGCCTGAGCCTCGTCGGGACGGGCGCGACCTGGGCCGTCGTCCTCTATGCGCTGGGACAGGTGATCGCCGCCGTACTGTTGGCCGCCGTGCTGGCTCTCGCGTTGCTGCGGGTTGTGCCGCGCCTGCCCTTTGGCCGGAAGCTCATTTTAGACACCGCGTTGCCGGCCGCGGTGGGGTATGCCTCCCAGCCGGAATCGGACAGCCGATGGCTCGGCACGCGCGGGACCGCCGCTTCGACATTGCGACCGGCGGGGGTTGCCCATTTCGACCACGAGCGCGTGGACGTCGTCACCGAAGGCGAATACATCGAAGCCGGCGGCGCCATTGAAGTCATTCGAGTGGAGGGCAATCGGATTGTGGTGCGGCGCCTGGCGCCGGATGGTGAAAGGAGCGAGTCATGA
- the floA gene encoding flotillin-like protein FloA (flotillin-like protein involved in membrane lipid rafts), protein MSELETGLLGILTTFIVIVAGTALLLYLIPLRLWIAAWASGAYVGLLTLIGMRLRRVPPGTVVTARISAVKAGLTIPLNDLEAHYLAGGNVVNVVLAMISADKANISMPFKRAAAIDLAGRDVLGAVKMSVLPKVIETPRIAAVAKDGIQLHAICRVTVRTNLDRLVGGAGEETVLARVGEGIVSTIGSAETHKNVLENPDHISKHVLAKGLDAGTAFEILSIDIADIDVGENIGAKLQIDQADADKQIAQARAEQRRAMAVALEQEMRAKVVEAEAEVPKAMAEAFRQGNLGIMDYYRMKNVQADTSMREAIAGTGEESPGGTEKGDRP, encoded by the coding sequence ATGAGCGAACTAGAAACCGGCCTGTTGGGGATTCTGACGACCTTTATAGTGATCGTGGCGGGAACGGCGCTGCTGTTGTACCTGATTCCGCTCCGCCTGTGGATCGCCGCCTGGGCCTCCGGCGCCTATGTTGGGCTGTTGACCCTCATTGGGATGCGTCTCCGGCGGGTGCCGCCCGGGACAGTGGTGACCGCGCGTATCAGCGCGGTGAAGGCCGGCCTGACCATTCCGCTGAACGATCTGGAAGCCCACTATCTGGCCGGCGGCAACGTGGTGAACGTCGTCCTCGCGATGATCTCCGCCGACAAGGCGAATATCTCGATGCCGTTCAAGCGGGCGGCGGCCATCGACTTGGCCGGGCGCGACGTGCTGGGAGCGGTCAAGATGTCGGTCCTCCCCAAGGTGATCGAAACGCCGCGCATCGCCGCGGTTGCGAAAGACGGCATTCAGCTCCACGCGATCTGCCGCGTGACGGTCCGGACGAATCTCGACCGGCTGGTGGGCGGAGCGGGCGAGGAGACGGTGCTCGCCCGGGTGGGCGAAGGGATCGTGAGCACGATCGGCTCGGCGGAGACTCACAAAAATGTGCTGGAGAATCCCGATCACATCTCCAAGCATGTCTTGGCGAAAGGGCTGGACGCGGGGACGGCCTTCGAGATTCTGTCGATCGATATCGCGGACATCGACGTCGGCGAGAACATCGGCGCAAAGTTGCAGATCGATCAGGCCGACGCCGACAAGCAAATCGCCCAGGCGAGAGCCGAGCAACGGCGCGCCATGGCCGTCGCGCTGGAGCAGGAAATGCGCGCGAAGGTGGTGGAAGCTGAGGCCGAAGTGCCGAAGGCTATGGCCGAGGCCTTTCGTCAGGGGAATCTGGGCATCATGGACTATTACCG